The window TAACACAGTCCTATTAACAGTGGCTATCTCAAATAAAGAAAAAATCAAATCTATACTTTTTTCTGCTTCTTTTTTATCTAATGATTTTCTAACCAAATAATAAATTGTTGTTATTGTTGTAGCACACAAAACTCCTGTAAGTTCTCCTTTTTCTACTTTCGAAATTAGCAAAGCTGATTGTTCAGAAAAAGGTTCCCTATCTAATAAAAGATCTAAAATCACATTGGTGTCTATTAAAACTCTCAAAGATATTTTTCCTCTAAGTGTTTCTTATAATCTTCTTCTGAAATTTTTTTATCTTTTAAAATTCCTTTTAATTTTTTTACTGTTGGAGTTAATTCTTCATTTTTTTCTTTATCTTTTAAGATTAGTTTAAAATAATTTTCCACAATCTTAGATATGGACTTTCCTTTTTTCTGGGAAAGCTCTTTTACATTTTCTATTAAATCTTTTTC of the Persephonella sp. genome contains:
- a CDS encoding PIN domain-containing protein; this encodes MRVLIDTNVILDLLLDREPFSEQSALLISKVEKGELTGVLCATTITTIYYLVRKSLDKKEAEKSIDLIFSLFEIATVNRTVLETARKLDFDDFEDAVIYASAIHSNCDVLITRNIKAFKADDIPIYEPEEFLNILNRD
- a CDS encoding DUF6364 family protein; amino-acid sequence: EKDLIENVKELSQKKGKSISKIVENYFKLILKDKEKNEELTPTVKKLKGILKDKKISEEDYKKHLEEKYL